In Legionella spiritensis, the following proteins share a genomic window:
- the orn gene encoding oligoribonuclease — protein sequence MKDNNNLIWIDLEMTGLLPEQDRIIEIATIVTDSRLNVLAEGPVLAIHQSEATMAGMDEWNTRQHNQSGLVKRVLASEIDEAQAEQRTIAFLKQYLDKGKSPMCGNSICQDRRFLYKYMPELAAFFHYRNLDVSTLKELMKRWRPQLLNGVVKEAKHLALDDIKDSIAELVYYRQHFINLGDESHDPS from the coding sequence ATGAAAGACAACAATAATTTGATCTGGATAGATTTGGAAATGACAGGTCTTCTTCCAGAGCAGGACAGAATCATAGAAATTGCGACGATCGTTACCGACTCCCGGTTAAATGTGCTGGCAGAAGGGCCTGTGCTGGCCATTCATCAGAGCGAAGCAACCATGGCGGGCATGGATGAGTGGAATACCAGACAACATAACCAGTCTGGCCTGGTCAAGCGGGTACTGGCGTCGGAAATAGATGAGGCCCAGGCTGAGCAAAGGACAATTGCTTTTTTAAAACAGTATCTGGACAAGGGCAAATCGCCTATGTGCGGCAACAGTATCTGTCAGGACAGGCGGTTTTTATACAAATATATGCCTGAGCTTGCGGCCTTTTTCCATTATCGCAATCTGGATGTCAGCACCTTGAAAGAATTGATGAAACGCTGGCGGCCGCAATTATTGAACGGTGTTGTTAAGGAAGCGAAGCATTTGGCTCTGGATGATATTAAGGATTCCATTGCCGAACTGGTTTATTATCGACAACATTTTATAAATTTGGGGGATGAAAGTCATGACCCATCGTGA
- a CDS encoding leucine-rich repeat domain-containing protein yields the protein MRVNFPISETKEPLLSILESALKNRDATDPVLDLSKERLGKRDIEELETMIRLLSTKLGSGLRVANLANTGLQLKPASELVKMVAAFEGTEISKLILSSNFLCKLPANEFKEVLMTVAKNSKITDIDLSSNGLSAYGIETLKSILPLLNQPHIDKVWLGGNRFDKAAGAYEMADLLYDALGSRAMLEDTDEFSQTMARQIAQRSQANDQKPPRLVVTDKATLLSQEESERPVNSLKAF from the coding sequence ATGCGGGTTAATTTTCCTATTTCTGAAACAAAAGAACCGCTTCTTTCCATTCTGGAAAGCGCATTAAAAAATCGGGATGCTACGGATCCGGTACTGGATTTGTCGAAAGAGCGCCTCGGTAAACGAGATATCGAGGAATTAGAAACGATGATCCGTCTTTTATCCACCAAACTTGGCTCCGGTTTGAGGGTCGCTAACCTGGCTAATACCGGCCTTCAGTTAAAACCGGCTTCGGAACTGGTGAAAATGGTGGCGGCTTTCGAAGGCACTGAAATTAGCAAGCTTATTTTGTCAAGCAATTTTTTGTGCAAGCTGCCAGCTAACGAATTCAAGGAAGTGCTGATGACAGTGGCAAAAAATTCAAAAATAACCGACATCGATTTATCGTCAAACGGATTGTCTGCTTATGGGATTGAGACACTTAAAAGTATCCTTCCCTTATTAAACCAGCCTCATATCGATAAGGTTTGGCTGGGCGGTAATCGGTTTGATAAGGCGGCAGGGGCTTATGAGATGGCCGACTTGCTTTATGACGCTCTGGGCTCCAGGGCAATGCTGGAAGATACCGATGAATTTAGCCAAACCATGGCCAGACAAATTGCGCAACGCAGCCAGGCGAATGATCAGAAACCCCCCCGGCTCGTGGTAACTGATAAAGCGACGCTCCTCTCGCAAGAAGAAAGTGAGCGACCGGTCAATAGCCTCAAGGCTTTTTAA
- a CDS encoding response regulator: MYSQKPVLLIEDDKIDQMTVQRAFDQLHIKNKLAIRENGEDGLKYLKEMGKPCLIILDLNMPRMNGMEFLDAVKKDKIYRNIPIIVFTTSYQDREKMKAFDKCIVGYIVKPMDNSKFIDIFAGINTYWSISEGPIT; encoded by the coding sequence ATGTACTCCCAAAAACCGGTTCTTCTTATTGAAGACGACAAAATTGATCAAATGACCGTGCAAAGGGCTTTTGATCAACTCCATATTAAAAACAAACTGGCCATACGGGAAAATGGTGAGGATGGATTAAAATACCTGAAAGAAATGGGTAAACCCTGCCTGATTATTCTGGATTTAAATATGCCTCGTATGAATGGTATGGAATTTTTAGACGCCGTTAAAAAAGACAAGATTTATAGAAATATTCCCATCATCGTATTTACAACCTCGTACCAGGACAGGGAAAAAATGAAAGCGTTTGACAAATGTATTGTGGGGTACATTGTAAAACCGATGGATAACAGCAAATTTATAGATATCTTTGCAGGCATTAATACCTATTGGAGCATTTCAGAAGGTCCCATTACCTGA
- a CDS encoding multifunctional CCA addition/repair protein, with protein sequence MKVYLVGGAVRDRLLGYPVKERDWVVVGATPQQMRQQGYQQVGRDFPVFLHPETGEEYALARTERKSAPGYHGFVCHYDSNVTLEEDLMRRDLTINAMAMDENGTLIDPYQGARDLRDKQLRHVSDAFGEDPVRVLRTARFAARYHHLGFRVHHETRLLMYLMVRRRELHHLVAERVWQEWQRSLTEKNPEVFLQILRGCGALAVVLPELDALFGVPNPRQHHPEVDSGVHTLMVLQAAAVLSDNPQIRFAAVVHDLGKALTPLVQWPKHRGHEESGVPVIESLCHRLRIPVEYRRLAVLVSRYHLLVHRVLTLRVTTMVTLLEKIDAFRRPQGLENLLIACEADAKGRGIPVNYRQGTLWRQLYDVCSQVSAQTVIQEGYQGAAIKKELHQRRVLAIQPIIESWENHERQQ encoded by the coding sequence ATGAAAGTATATCTGGTAGGCGGAGCTGTTCGTGACCGATTGTTAGGCTATCCGGTAAAAGAGCGGGACTGGGTTGTTGTCGGGGCAACGCCCCAACAAATGCGGCAACAAGGTTATCAGCAAGTTGGTCGGGATTTCCCGGTGTTTTTACATCCTGAAACGGGTGAGGAATACGCGCTTGCCCGTACGGAAAGAAAATCTGCGCCCGGATATCACGGCTTTGTCTGCCATTATGATTCGAATGTCACGCTTGAAGAGGATTTGATGCGTAGAGACTTGACCATCAACGCGATGGCTATGGATGAAAATGGCACGTTGATCGACCCTTACCAGGGAGCCAGGGATTTGCGGGACAAACAGTTGCGGCACGTTTCTGACGCTTTTGGCGAAGATCCGGTTCGAGTGCTACGAACCGCTCGTTTCGCCGCTCGTTATCATCATCTGGGCTTTCGTGTGCATCATGAAACCCGGCTTCTCATGTACCTTATGGTCCGGCGTCGGGAATTACATCATCTGGTTGCAGAACGGGTCTGGCAGGAGTGGCAACGTAGTCTGACTGAGAAAAACCCGGAAGTGTTTCTCCAGATATTAAGGGGCTGTGGGGCGCTGGCGGTGGTTTTACCGGAACTCGATGCGTTGTTTGGCGTGCCTAATCCACGTCAACATCATCCTGAAGTAGATAGTGGCGTTCATACGTTAATGGTCTTGCAGGCAGCGGCTGTCTTATCGGATAACCCGCAAATTCGTTTTGCGGCTGTGGTACATGATTTAGGTAAGGCGTTGACGCCACTTGTGCAATGGCCTAAACATCGTGGCCATGAAGAAAGTGGGGTGCCTGTGATAGAATCTCTATGTCACCGTTTGCGAATCCCCGTGGAATATCGCAGATTGGCCGTGTTGGTTTCACGCTATCATTTGCTGGTGCATCGTGTCCTGACCTTGCGTGTAACCACCATGGTCACACTTCTGGAAAAAATCGACGCGTTCCGACGGCCGCAGGGGTTGGAAAATCTGTTAATAGCTTGCGAGGCGGATGCGAAAGGGAGGGGCATACCGGTGAATTATCGGCAAGGAACATTGTGGCGGCAACTGTATGATGTCTGCTCGCAGGTATCTGCTCAAACCGTGATTCAGGAAGGTTATCAGGGAGCCGCCATCAAAAAGGAATTACATCAACGGCGGGTATTAGCCATTCAACCAATAATAGAATCCTGGGAAAACCATGAAAGACAACAATAA
- a CDS encoding response regulator, with the protein MDVKDCVVDILYVEDDDVDILKMQREFSKVSNLLKIAVCTDAIRALDMLYGRNKEKKITPKIILLDISLPKINGIEFLETLRSDTNFMDIRVFILTGAYSTKEKLVMEQLKVMGHIIKPIEYKDALNIFWTLQENSSL; encoded by the coding sequence ATGGACGTCAAGGATTGTGTCGTTGATATTTTGTATGTGGAAGATGACGACGTAGACATTCTTAAAATGCAGCGTGAATTCAGCAAGGTCAGTAATTTGCTTAAAATTGCTGTGTGCACGGATGCGATCAGAGCGCTCGATATGTTATATGGACGTAACAAAGAAAAAAAAATCACTCCTAAAATTATTCTTCTTGATATTAGTTTGCCAAAAATAAATGGCATTGAATTTCTGGAAACACTGCGTTCAGACACGAATTTCATGGATATTCGCGTATTCATTTTAACAGGGGCTTACAGCACAAAAGAGAAATTGGTCATGGAGCAGCTTAAGGTCATGGGGCATATTATAAAACCTATTGAGTACAAGGATGCACTTAATATTTTTTGGACTTTGCAGGAAAACTCCAGTTTATAG
- the rsgA gene encoding small ribosomal subunit biogenesis GTPase RsgA gives MSKRRINKQQRNRIQKIQADYHRQLQNGTNTDHEEGLVLSRFGRHADIETSTGEPIHCSIRPNIDSLVAGDRVVWQNEGENHGVVLSRFPRQSELSRPDKRGINRPVAANITQLMIVTAVKPDLSWSLLDSYLIIAEHLRLKACIILNKVDLPCEDLKQQLMEIYQPLGYPLLFLSCKQKPGHGQLDEHLQQQVSIFVGQSGVGKSSIIANILPFKTNIPIGAISEGSQLGRHTTSNSRLYHLPHGGDLIDSPGVREFCLWKMSAADIVYGFREFRSLTSLCKFRNCNHLDSPGCAILSQVNEGRLSLQRYRNLLKILAQNG, from the coding sequence ATGAGTAAAAGACGAATTAACAAGCAACAACGCAACCGGATTCAAAAAATCCAGGCTGACTACCATCGGCAACTCCAGAACGGCACCAATACTGATCATGAAGAGGGGTTGGTGCTCTCACGCTTTGGCCGCCATGCGGACATTGAAACGTCAACCGGTGAACCAATACATTGCTCCATTCGACCGAATATTGACTCGCTGGTTGCAGGCGATCGTGTCGTTTGGCAAAACGAAGGGGAAAACCATGGGGTGGTTTTAAGCCGTTTTCCTCGTCAATCCGAGCTCAGCCGCCCTGATAAACGTGGTATTAATCGTCCGGTTGCCGCCAATATCACCCAACTGATGATAGTGACCGCCGTTAAACCTGATTTAAGCTGGTCTTTACTTGATAGCTATCTGATTATAGCCGAACATCTACGACTTAAGGCTTGTATTATTCTCAACAAGGTCGATTTACCATGTGAGGATTTGAAACAGCAGTTAATGGAGATCTACCAGCCTCTGGGTTATCCCCTTCTGTTTCTAAGCTGTAAACAAAAGCCGGGGCATGGCCAGCTGGATGAGCATCTCCAACAACAGGTCAGTATTTTCGTTGGCCAATCAGGGGTTGGCAAATCCTCCATCATAGCGAATATTTTACCTTTCAAAACAAACATTCCGATCGGAGCTATTTCAGAAGGATCGCAACTGGGACGCCATACAACCAGCAATTCCCGGCTGTATCATTTACCGCATGGCGGTGATTTGATCGATTCGCCGGGGGTGAGAGAATTCTGTTTATGGAAAATGTCCGCGGCGGATATCGTTTATGGCTTTCGTGAGTTTCGTTCGTTAACGTCCCTGTGCAAATTCAGAAACTGCAATCATCTTGACTCGCCAGGCTGTGCTATTTTATCTCAAGTCAACGAAGGCCGCCTGTCTTTACAGCGTTATCGCAATTTGTTAAAAATCCTTGCCCAAAACGGGTAA
- a CDS encoding M48 family metallopeptidase has product MSSLIEIAGITCELVRKPIKNLHLGVYPPDGRVRISAPLGLSNQAIGRFITHKKTWILTRQKHIQERKITESPSLTDGASCLFQGQIHTLRIKETDSGRPSCIMQDHHLWLSIKTGASQLDKEKILHRWYRDQLQQQLTTLVPAWEKIIGISVQQIGIKKMKTRWGSCNPRAKRIWINLTLIQKPLSCLEYVLVHEMIHFLESGHNRRFYQWMEHFLPDWKQRHQMLRQAL; this is encoded by the coding sequence GTGAGCTCATTGATTGAAATAGCAGGCATTACCTGCGAACTGGTTCGTAAACCGATTAAAAATCTGCATCTCGGTGTTTATCCTCCGGATGGTCGGGTACGGATTAGTGCGCCGCTTGGCCTAAGCAACCAGGCGATTGGCCGCTTCATCACCCATAAGAAAACATGGATCCTGACTCGTCAAAAACACATACAAGAGAGGAAAATAACCGAATCGCCATCCTTGACCGACGGCGCCTCATGCCTGTTTCAAGGCCAGATTCATACCTTGAGAATAAAAGAAACGGATTCGGGGCGGCCATCCTGTATTATGCAAGACCATCATTTATGGCTATCGATCAAAACTGGCGCAAGCCAACTAGACAAGGAAAAGATACTGCATCGCTGGTATCGCGACCAGTTGCAACAACAACTGACGACACTTGTTCCCGCGTGGGAAAAAATAATCGGCATTTCCGTACAACAGATTGGTATAAAAAAAATGAAAACCCGCTGGGGTTCCTGCAATCCTCGCGCCAAAAGAATATGGATCAACCTGACGCTTATTCAAAAACCGCTGTCCTGTCTGGAATATGTGCTTGTTCATGAAATGATCCATTTTCTGGAATCAGGCCATAACAGGCGATTTTATCAATGGATGGAGCACTTCCTGCCCGACTGGAAACAAAGACATCAAATGTTGCGCCAGGCCCTGTGA
- a CDS encoding response regulator, translating into MDDIIDDIGILYVEDDEIDIRHLLREFRKINPSIHIDVVHNGMEALEKLRGVTNKSQAMVPPKAILLDINLPQMSGIDFLKKLRSDPRFRATVVFLITSFYTTQDKIAVRDLNVSGCIIKPLQHADAINLLWCMDSDLQSAELFF; encoded by the coding sequence ATGGATGATATAATCGATGACATCGGTATTTTATACGTGGAGGATGATGAGATTGATATCCGGCATTTGCTGCGTGAATTCAGGAAAATTAATCCATCAATTCATATTGATGTCGTTCATAATGGTATGGAAGCTTTGGAGAAATTAAGGGGCGTGACAAACAAATCACAAGCAATGGTTCCTCCCAAGGCTATCCTTTTAGATATTAATTTACCCCAAATGAGTGGCATAGATTTTTTAAAAAAACTGCGTTCGGATCCCAGGTTTCGCGCAACGGTGGTTTTTTTAATTACATCTTTTTACACGACCCAGGATAAGATTGCCGTACGGGATTTGAATGTATCCGGTTGCATTATCAAGCCATTACAACATGCCGACGCTATAAATCTGTTATGGTGTATGGATTCGGATTTGCAATCGGCAGAGCTTTTTTTCTAG
- a CDS encoding polysaccharide deacetylase family protein, which yields MFKKNWICLLLCLLLSVKTGFAEQRSIAITIDDLPFVGEDKNYHLTRIINTLKSNSIPATGFVIADQVNDKTRPLLQKFRNAGLSLGNHTLTHANLDKMDTMDYIREINKSDKILSDVMTRPKYFRYPYLAMGKGRKKNDVLNVLFSKHYQVAPITIDSKDFVFNQLLLSVPQNERRFFLHSLKAAYVDFIWEQTLKAHKPEQAQILLIHANLLNAYVLPDIIELYRQNGYEFITLTEALKTVGTPNKTASVKKRKPLPDSEIEDFMEWD from the coding sequence TTGTTTAAAAAAAATTGGATATGCCTGCTGCTATGTTTATTGTTGTCCGTAAAAACAGGTTTTGCGGAGCAGCGTTCCATTGCCATTACCATCGATGATCTGCCTTTTGTCGGGGAAGACAAAAATTATCATTTAACCAGAATAATCAATACGTTAAAAAGCAATAGCATTCCCGCAACGGGTTTTGTCATAGCCGATCAGGTCAATGATAAAACCAGACCCCTGTTGCAAAAATTTCGCAATGCGGGTCTTTCTCTTGGTAATCATACGTTAACGCATGCCAATCTCGATAAAATGGATACCATGGATTATATCCGGGAAATCAACAAATCAGACAAGATTTTATCGGATGTTATGACCCGCCCTAAATATTTTCGCTATCCTTATCTGGCCATGGGAAAGGGCCGCAAAAAAAATGACGTGCTGAACGTTCTTTTTTCCAAACACTATCAAGTGGCTCCCATTACTATTGACAGTAAGGATTTTGTTTTTAACCAGCTTTTATTATCTGTCCCGCAAAATGAGAGACGTTTTTTTCTTCACTCGTTAAAAGCGGCGTACGTTGATTTTATCTGGGAGCAAACATTAAAAGCGCATAAACCGGAACAAGCGCAAATTTTATTGATTCACGCCAATTTACTGAATGCCTATGTGTTGCCCGATATTATTGAGCTTTACCGCCAGAACGGCTATGAGTTTATCACTCTGACCGAGGCGTTAAAAACGGTTGGCACGCCGAACAAGACGGCGTCGGTTAAGAAGCGAAAACCTCTCCCTGATTCTGAAATAGAAGATTTTATGGAATGGGATTGA
- a CDS encoding epoxyqueuosine reductase QueH, protein MTHREQLVLPDGADKLLLHSCCAPCSGEVMEALVFSNIDFTIYFYNPNIHPVQEYEIRKKENIEFADKHNIPFVDADYDKDNWFSRVKGLEWEPERGKRCSVCFDMRFERTALYAHEHGFPVISSSLGISRWKDMNQINESGIRAASRYPHIEYWTYNWRKNGGASRMYDIAKRENFYKQEYCGCVYSLRDTNQWRKQNERDRIKIGVNYYGHEQEPTQLTPKEKD, encoded by the coding sequence ATGACCCATCGTGAACAGTTAGTGTTGCCTGACGGTGCTGATAAATTGTTGCTGCATTCCTGCTGCGCGCCTTGTTCCGGCGAAGTGATGGAGGCATTAGTGTTTTCAAACATTGACTTCACCATTTATTTTTATAACCCTAATATCCATCCGGTGCAGGAGTATGAAATCAGAAAAAAGGAAAATATCGAGTTTGCCGACAAGCATAATATCCCGTTTGTGGACGCCGATTATGATAAGGATAACTGGTTTTCCCGAGTGAAGGGGCTGGAGTGGGAACCGGAACGGGGCAAGCGGTGCAGTGTCTGTTTTGACATGCGCTTTGAGCGCACCGCACTGTATGCCCATGAGCATGGTTTTCCCGTCATCAGCAGTTCTCTCGGGATTTCGCGCTGGAAGGATATGAACCAGATTAACGAGTCAGGAATTCGAGCGGCAAGCAGATACCCCCACATCGAATACTGGACTTACAACTGGCGTAAAAACGGCGGCGCGAGCAGAATGTATGATATTGCCAAACGGGAGAATTTTTACAAGCAGGAATATTGCGGCTGTGTCTATTCGCTGCGGGATACCAATCAATGGCGTAAGCAAAATGAGCGTGACCGTATTAAAATCGGAGTGAACTACTATGGTCATGAACAGGAGCCGACGCAGTTAACCCCCAAAGAGAAGGACTAG
- a CDS encoding PAS domain-containing sensor histidine kinase encodes MPPKSPEKHNEKSPGSDALLAAIIDSSNDAIIGKKLDGTIISWNKAAEHLYGYKADEIIGLPVSYIVPRNRTQEIKLFLKKIREDKKIHHFETVRLKRDGTEIKVSISVSPIKDPDGKIIGAASIAREIPFVTQMQRKFELAVEAAPNGMLMIDASGHIKLVNAQIEHMFGYTREELLGKSIEMLVPERFRKKHPGFRKAFFKNPKVRFMGEGRDLFGLRSDHTEFPVEIGLNPLHTEDGILVFASVVDITERKRLTQRFELAVEASPTGMIMINRAGEIELLNSQITKMFGYKRHELMGKKIEILVPERFREKHPEHRLIFFEKPRARVMGAGRDLFGQRKGGSEFPVEIGLNPLITEDGSFVLASVVDITERKKEQEKFRLAIEATPSGILMVNKMGEIELANRQILEMFKYRREELIGQKIEVLVPERYRARHPQYRRSYFMNPQTRAMGTGRDLFGLRSDGTEFPVEIGLNPLKTESGIFVLASVIDITERKQSEEIIKKSNTELERFAYVVSHDLKAPLRGIATVSEWIMEEYKPRLDKKGQEYMALLDSRVKQLQALIDGILEYSRIGRLKEESEKIDLNDIVEEVKQMLMPSKQVHIHIRKRLPVIYAEKVHIYQLFQNLISNAIKYNDKKEIKIELGSSKHLREWQFFIKDNGIGIDEQYQDKIFELFQTLDNKYKYKSTGVGLTIAKKIVELYNGKIWFRSIIGKETTFYFTLSKNKISGE; translated from the coding sequence ATGCCACCAAAATCACCAGAGAAACATAATGAAAAAAGCCCGGGAAGCGATGCCTTGCTCGCAGCCATTATTGATTCGAGCAATGACGCCATTATCGGAAAAAAACTGGATGGAACCATTATCAGCTGGAACAAGGCAGCCGAACATCTCTATGGTTATAAAGCGGACGAGATTATAGGGCTGCCTGTCAGTTATATTGTTCCGAGAAACAGAACTCAGGAAATCAAACTGTTCTTAAAAAAAATCAGGGAAGACAAAAAAATCCATCATTTTGAAACCGTACGGCTCAAACGAGATGGTACGGAAATCAAGGTCTCTATTTCGGTATCGCCCATCAAGGATCCTGACGGAAAAATTATCGGCGCCGCATCCATCGCAAGAGAAATTCCCTTCGTCACCCAAATGCAGCGGAAATTTGAATTGGCTGTTGAAGCAGCTCCCAACGGGATGCTGATGATCGATGCTTCCGGACACATCAAGCTTGTTAACGCGCAGATTGAACATATGTTCGGATACACCAGGGAGGAACTCCTGGGAAAATCGATAGAAATGCTGGTTCCCGAGCGCTTTCGCAAAAAACACCCCGGTTTTCGCAAAGCCTTTTTTAAAAATCCCAAGGTACGTTTCATGGGAGAAGGGCGCGACCTCTTCGGCTTGCGAAGTGATCATACCGAATTTCCCGTTGAGATAGGCTTAAACCCCCTGCATACGGAAGACGGTATTCTCGTGTTTGCTTCGGTCGTGGATATTACGGAGCGAAAACGCCTGACCCAGCGGTTTGAACTAGCCGTTGAAGCTTCTCCCACAGGGATGATTATGATCAATCGTGCGGGCGAAATCGAGCTGTTAAATTCCCAGATTACCAAGATGTTCGGTTACAAAAGACATGAGTTGATGGGTAAAAAAATTGAAATTCTTGTTCCCGAGCGATTCCGGGAAAAGCACCCGGAACACAGGCTGATCTTTTTTGAAAAACCAAGAGCAAGGGTGATGGGAGCAGGGCGCGATCTTTTTGGCCAAAGAAAGGGGGGCAGCGAATTCCCGGTGGAAATTGGTTTAAATCCCTTAATTACGGAAGATGGCAGTTTTGTTTTAGCATCCGTTGTGGACATTACCGAACGAAAAAAAGAGCAGGAAAAATTTCGCCTGGCCATTGAAGCCACCCCTTCCGGCATTTTAATGGTTAATAAAATGGGGGAAATTGAGCTGGCTAACCGACAAATACTTGAGATGTTCAAGTACAGGAGAGAAGAGTTGATTGGCCAGAAAATAGAAGTTCTTGTTCCCGAACGATATCGGGCCAGACATCCCCAATACCGACGGTCCTATTTTATGAATCCGCAAACACGGGCCATGGGCACAGGCCGTGATCTTTTTGGCTTAAGAAGCGACGGGACGGAGTTCCCGGTAGAAATTGGTTTAAATCCATTAAAAACCGAGTCCGGCATTTTTGTGCTGGCGTCTGTTATAGACATTACGGAAAGAAAGCAGTCGGAAGAAATCATTAAAAAAAGCAACACGGAACTGGAACGATTTGCCTACGTCGTTTCTCATGATTTAAAGGCACCATTAAGAGGCATAGCGACGGTTTCGGAATGGATTATGGAAGAATACAAGCCGCGACTGGATAAAAAGGGCCAGGAATATATGGCATTGCTGGACAGCCGCGTCAAACAACTACAAGCCTTGATCGACGGGATTCTGGAATATTCGCGGATCGGTCGCTTGAAAGAGGAATCAGAAAAAATTGATTTAAATGACATCGTTGAGGAAGTCAAGCAGATGTTAATGCCTTCCAAACAGGTACACATCCACATTCGCAAGCGCTTGCCCGTCATTTATGCGGAAAAAGTCCATATTTATCAGCTTTTTCAAAATCTGATTAGCAACGCCATAAAATATAATGATAAAAAAGAGATAAAAATAGAACTAGGATCCTCGAAACATCTCAGGGAATGGCAGTTTTTTATAAAAGATAACGGCATCGGTATTGACGAGCAATATCAAGATAAAATTTTTGAGCTTTTTCAAACGCTTGACAACAAGTACAAATACAAATCAACAGGCGTCGGACTGACGATCGCCAAAAAAATCGTAGAACTCTACAATGGAAAAATCTGGTTTCGTTCTATAATTGGTAAAGAAACAACCTTTTATTTTACCTTGAGTAAAAACAAAATCAGTGGAGAATAA
- a CDS encoding cation diffusion facilitator family transporter yields MGHHHSENGHHHHHAPQEFNRAFIIAIVANGLFVIIQVMYAYWANSTSLLADAIHNLGDVLSLILAWIANRLLKRLPTERSTYGMKKTSILAALANGILLVFSCGIIATEAMYKFFSPSEVQALTVMIVAGIGIVVNGATAALFVRGTDDLNIRGAYLHLFYDALISVGVVISAGLMYWTDWLWIDPLVGLLIALIILKGTWALFTDSFRLIIDAVPRGISWQSVQETLRSEPGVEQVHDLHIWAMSTQENALSVHLWMPDVVLSDEARLRIVRTLKKEHNIHHSTIQVEKNLTYCDDACGAREQCQ; encoded by the coding sequence ATGGGGCATCACCATTCAGAAAACGGCCATCACCATCATCACGCGCCGCAGGAATTTAACCGGGCGTTTATCATAGCCATTGTGGCAAATGGTCTTTTCGTCATTATTCAGGTGATGTACGCTTATTGGGCCAACTCCACCAGTTTGCTGGCGGACGCCATACACAATCTTGGCGATGTGTTAAGCCTGATTCTGGCATGGATTGCCAATCGCCTGTTGAAACGTCTCCCCACGGAGCGATCGACCTATGGCATGAAAAAAACCTCCATTCTGGCCGCACTCGCTAACGGCATATTGCTGGTATTTTCCTGCGGGATTATCGCGACCGAAGCCATGTACAAATTCTTTTCCCCTTCTGAAGTTCAAGCGTTAACCGTGATGATTGTTGCCGGGATTGGCATTGTTGTGAATGGTGCGACAGCCGCTCTTTTTGTGCGGGGCACGGATGACTTGAATATCCGGGGGGCTTATCTGCATTTGTTCTACGATGCCTTGATTTCCGTGGGGGTTGTTATTTCCGCCGGTCTGATGTACTGGACCGATTGGTTATGGATTGATCCGTTAGTTGGTTTGTTGATTGCCTTGATTATTCTGAAAGGAACCTGGGCTTTGTTTACAGACAGCTTCCGGTTGATTATCGATGCCGTGCCGCGCGGTATATCCTGGCAATCCGTTCAGGAAACCCTGCGTTCGGAGCCCGGTGTGGAACAAGTCCATGATCTGCATATCTGGGCAATGAGCACTCAGGAAAACGCGTTGTCGGTTCATTTATGGATGCCGGATGTGGTGTTAAGCGATGAAGCGCGGTTGCGAATAGTCAGAACACTTAAAAAAGAGCACAACATTCATCACTCCACCATCCAGGTTGAAAAAAATCTGACCTATTGTGACGACGCCTGCGGTGCCCGGGAACAGTGTCAATAG